GGATGCCCATCCACGCGTAAACGCGGATCAGGATCGCCGTCCAGGTCGGCATCATGATCAGCAGCACCAGCACCGTTTGCAGCTCTTTACGGGCGGTGGCGATGGCGTAGGCCATCGGGTAGCCGATCACCAGACAGAGGACAGTGCTGATCAGCGCCATCTTCAACGAGCCGAGGTACGCGGCGATGTACAACTCGTCGCCCGCCAGCATTGCGTAGTTGCCCAGGTTCAGCAGTAGTTGCAGCTTCTGCTCCGCGTACGTGTAGATCTCGGTGTACGGCGGGATGGCCACGTCGGCTTCGGCGAAGCTGATCTTCAGGACGATGAAGAACGGCAACATGAAGAACAGAAACAGCCAGATGAACGGGACCCCGATGACCAGTTGCCGGCCATTGGGGATTATTCGGTTGATGCGGCGTTTGAATTTGCGCATGTTCATGAGCGGAGTACCACGCCGCTGTCGTCTTCCCACCACACGTAGACCTGATCGCCCCAGGTCGGACGCGCGCCGCGACGTTCGGCGTTGGCGACGAACGACTGCACCAGTTTGCCGCTTGGCAATTCGACGTAGAACACCGAGTGCCCGCCGAGGTAGGCAATGTCGTGGACCTTGCCGCTCGACCAGTTGTATTCGCAGGTCGGTTGGTCGGCGGTGACCAGCAGCTTCTCCGGGCGGATCGCGTAGGTGACCGACTTGTCCTGCACCGAAGTACTGATGCCGTGGCCAACGTAGATCTGCCGATCAAGATCTTTGCAGGTGATGGTTGCGTGGCCTTCGGCGTCGTCGATCACTTCGCCTTCGAAGATATTGACGTTGCCGATGAATTCGCAGACCAGACGGCTGGTCGGGGTTTCGTAGATGTCGATCGGGCTGCCGATCTGGGCGATCCAGCCGAGGTGCATGATCGCGATGCGCTCGGCCATGGTCATGGCCTCTTCCTGGTCGTGGGTCACCATCACGCAAGTCACGCCGACGCGCTCGATGATTTCCACCAGCTCCAGTTGCATCTGCGAGCGCAGTTTCTTGTCCAGTGCGCCCATCGGCTCATCGAGCAACAGCAGCTTCGGCCGCTTGGCCAGTGAACGGGCCAGCGCCACGCGCTGACGCTGACCGCCCGACAATTGATGCGGCTTGCGCTTGGCGTACTGGCTCATCTGTACGAGCTTGAGCATCTCGGCCACGCGAGCGTCGACTTCAGCCGCCGGGATCTTGTCCTGCTTGAGGCCGAAGGCGATGTTCTGCGCCACGGTCATGTGCGGGAACAAGGCGTACGACTGGAACATCATGTTGATCGGACGTTCGTACGGCGGCATGTCGGTGATGTCGACGCCGTCGAGGAAAATGCGCCCCTCCGTGGGCCGTTCGAACCCTGCCAGCATCCGCAGCAGAGTGGATTTGCCCGATCCCGAACCGCCGAGCAGGGCGAAGATTTCGCCTTTCTTGATTTCCAGGGACACATCGTCCACGGCAATCGTCTCGTCGAACTTCTTCGTGACCCGGTCGATTTTGACCAGCACCTGTTTCGGTGTCTGGTCGCCCTCGAGGGCTTTCTTATAGGCGCCGGAGGCAACTGCCATTTACGAAACTCCCAGAAAAAAACAGTGCAGTTCGCCCCGCAAGGCGAACCCAGGATAGTGTGTGCCTTACATCCCCGACTTGACCTTGGTCCAGCTGCGGGTCATCAGGCGCTGAATGTTCGGTGGTAACTCGGTCGATACGTAGGCCTTGTCGATAACGGCCTGCGGCGGATACACCGACGCATCGGTACGGATGGATTGTTCCATCAGCTTGTCCGCCCCCGGGTTGGGGTTGGCGTAACCGACGTAATCACTGACCTGAGCGATCACCTCAGGTTTCAGCAGATAGTTGATGAAGGCATGGGCCTGCTTCACGTTCGACGAATCCTTGGGGATTGCCAGCATGTCGAACCACAAGGCACCGCCCTCTTTCGGCACCGCGTAGGCGATGTTCACGCCCTTCTTGGCTTCGGCTGCGCGGTTTTTCGCTTGGAAGATATCGCCGGAGAAACCGATGGCCACGCAGATGTCACCGTTAGCCAGATCACCGATGTATTTCGAGGAATGGAAGTAGGTCACGTAAGGACGCACCGCGAGCAACTTGTCGGTGGCTTTTTCGTAGTCCTTGGGATTGGTGCTGTTGGCATTCAGGCCCAGATAGTTGAGCACAGTCGGCATCATTTCATCCGCCGAATCGAGGAACGCCACGCCGCAGCTTTGCAGCTTCTTGATGTTCTCAGGCTCGAACAAAACGCCCCACGAATCGATCTTGTCGACACCCAGCACAGCTTTCACTTTATCGACGTTGTAGCCGATGCCGTTGGTTCCCCACAGATACGGCACGGCGTACAGGTTGCCCGGATCGTTCTGCTCCAGACGCTTGAGCAGCGCCGGGTCGAGATTGGAATAATTCGGCAGCTGCGACTTGTCGAGCTTCTGGAACGCGCCGGCCTTGATCTGCTTGCCGAGGAAGTGGTTCGACGGTACGACCACGTCGTAGCCGGTACGCCCGGCGAGCAGCTTGCCTTCCAGGGTTTCGTTGGAGTCGAAGACGTCGTAGACCGGTTTTATCCCGGTGGCTTTCTGGAAGTCGGCCAGGGTGGTCTCGCCGATGTAATCGGACCAGTTATAAATATGCACCGTACCGGCGGCCTGGGCTCCGACAGCAATCGTCAGGCCGGCAGTGGCCAGCAGGGCTTTGCGCAAAGAAGAAAAAATAGGCAAGTGGAGGTCCTCTAAATTAGTTGGGCCCAAGTTGCCCCGCGCTGCATGACAGCCGTGGCTGCCCGGCAACAAAACCGGCGCGCAACTTACCCTCGAAAAACCGTTCCTGCAAAACTTCCTGTCATTTAATTGATCCGCTGGCCGCCCGCGCGGGGCATGACGGCCAGCGGTTGTTGCGTCAAACCGGCTTATTTACCGGATTTGATCTTGGTCCAGCTGCGAGTGATCAGGCGCAGGGTCGCTGCGTCCAGATCGCTGATCGCGTAGAGCTGCTTCTTCACTTCAGCCGACGGGTAGATGCTCGGATCGCTGGTGATGTCCTTGTCCACCAGTGGCGTGGCAGCTTTGTTGCCGTTCGGGAAACGCACGGCA
This region of Pseudomonas sp. R84 genomic DNA includes:
- a CDS encoding polyamine ABC transporter substrate-binding protein, giving the protein MPIFSSLRKALLATAGLTIAVGAQAAGTVHIYNWSDYIGETTLADFQKATGIKPVYDVFDSNETLEGKLLAGRTGYDVVVPSNHFLGKQIKAGAFQKLDKSQLPNYSNLDPALLKRLEQNDPGNLYAVPYLWGTNGIGYNVDKVKAVLGVDKIDSWGVLFEPENIKKLQSCGVAFLDSADEMMPTVLNYLGLNANSTNPKDYEKATDKLLAVRPYVTYFHSSKYIGDLANGDICVAIGFSGDIFQAKNRAAEAKKGVNIAYAVPKEGGALWFDMLAIPKDSSNVKQAHAFINYLLKPEVIAQVSDYVGYANPNPGADKLMEQSIRTDASVYPPQAVIDKAYVSTELPPNIQRLMTRSWTKVKSGM
- the potA gene encoding polyamine ABC transporter ATP-binding protein, translating into MAVASGAYKKALEGDQTPKQVLVKIDRVTKKFDETIAVDDVSLEIKKGEIFALLGGSGSGKSTLLRMLAGFERPTEGRIFLDGVDITDMPPYERPINMMFQSYALFPHMTVAQNIAFGLKQDKIPAAEVDARVAEMLKLVQMSQYAKRKPHQLSGGQRQRVALARSLAKRPKLLLLDEPMGALDKKLRSQMQLELVEIIERVGVTCVMVTHDQEEAMTMAERIAIMHLGWIAQIGSPIDIYETPTSRLVCEFIGNVNIFEGEVIDDAEGHATITCKDLDRQIYVGHGISTSVQDKSVTYAIRPEKLLVTADQPTCEYNWSSGKVHDIAYLGGHSVFYVELPSGKLVQSFVANAERRGARPTWGDQVYVWWEDDSGVVLRS